From a single Kitasatospora sp. NBC_00458 genomic region:
- a CDS encoding DUF6309 family protein: MEIVTAVAFAEVVDAYRRDHPAERTHEANSNQAGEENLDRADRTADDWRRVRLSRADVLGVVLPWHLSEGGAIELVPRSGLTVEEAVERVRAGGAAWANANPVCAAKLRLLRWAPFTPVYLSTDPVDHSDYTDLRVREGLIHLDGLHRMIAWELAGRLPARARLDGYLAGDPRAAHTARVDARPTRAARKGDERA; the protein is encoded by the coding sequence GTGGAGATCGTCACCGCCGTCGCCTTCGCCGAGGTCGTCGACGCCTACCGGCGCGACCACCCGGCGGAACGCACCCACGAGGCGAACAGCAACCAGGCCGGGGAGGAGAACCTCGACCGGGCCGACCGGACCGCCGACGACTGGCGGCGGGTGCGGCTCTCCCGGGCGGACGTCCTCGGCGTGGTCCTGCCCTGGCACCTCAGCGAGGGCGGTGCGATCGAACTCGTCCCCCGGAGCGGACTGACGGTGGAGGAGGCGGTCGAGCGCGTCCGCGCGGGCGGGGCCGCGTGGGCGAACGCGAACCCCGTCTGCGCGGCGAAGCTCAGACTCCTGAGATGGGCACCGTTCACACCCGTCTACCTCAGCACCGATCCGGTCGACCACTCCGACTACACGGACCTCCGAGTCCGGGAGGGACTGATCCACCTGGACGGCCTGCACCGCATGATCGCCTGGGAACTGGCCGGACGGCTCCCCGCCCGGGCCCGGCTCGACGGGTACCTCGCGGGCGATCCACGGGCCGCCCACACCGCCCGGGTGGACGCACGGCCCACCCGGGCGGCACGGAAGGGGGACGAGCGGGCGTGA
- a CDS encoding alpha/beta fold hydrolase: protein MTAAHETFDGTFPYRPHFSSAPGFRMHHVDEGTGPVVLCLHGEPTWGYLFRDLVRRLAPTHRVVVPDHMGFGRSETPADRTYWLQDHVDNVEALVLDLGLTGITLVVHDFGGPVGMGLAARRPDLIARVVSVNGPTPFGQPDLARVLAANAADSPWFTWIARAHADGTLDTVLGDLGRGVLATLRLNGFENPAVVTDTWVRAYASPFPTPEQSRGAIGWAKGFATGAHRFETPSDEARAALAAVPALAVWGTADRTLNARYFLPLFRAAFPDGRVAELPGVGHYSTEDAPEAVADLIARFLAETDPDAAAPDAAVPAAAAPDTGAPAAPDTA from the coding sequence ATGACCGCCGCCCACGAGACCTTCGACGGCACCTTCCCGTACCGTCCGCACTTCAGCAGTGCCCCCGGCTTCCGGATGCACCACGTCGACGAGGGCACCGGTCCGGTCGTCCTCTGCCTGCACGGCGAACCGACCTGGGGCTACCTCTTCCGCGACCTCGTCCGCCGCCTCGCACCCACCCACCGGGTCGTCGTCCCCGACCACATGGGCTTCGGCAGGAGCGAGACCCCGGCCGACCGCACGTACTGGCTGCAGGACCACGTCGACAACGTCGAGGCCCTCGTCCTCGACCTCGGCCTGACCGGGATCACCCTGGTCGTGCACGACTTCGGCGGCCCGGTCGGCATGGGCCTGGCGGCCCGGCGCCCCGACCTGATCGCCCGGGTCGTCAGCGTCAACGGCCCCACTCCGTTCGGCCAGCCCGACCTCGCCCGGGTGCTGGCCGCCAACGCCGCCGACTCCCCGTGGTTCACCTGGATCGCCCGCGCCCACGCCGACGGCACCCTCGACACCGTCCTCGGGGACCTCGGCCGCGGCGTCCTCGCCACCCTGCGGCTCAACGGCTTCGAGAACCCCGCCGTGGTCACCGACACCTGGGTCCGCGCGTACGCCTCGCCGTTCCCGACGCCGGAGCAGAGCCGCGGCGCGATCGGCTGGGCGAAGGGGTTCGCGACCGGCGCACACCGCTTCGAGACGCCGTCGGACGAGGCCCGCGCCGCGCTGGCCGCCGTCCCCGCGCTGGCGGTCTGGGGCACCGCCGACCGGACGCTGAACGCCCGGTACTTCCTCCCGCTGTTCCGCGCGGCCTTCCCGGACGGTCGGGTCGCCGAACTGCCGGGGGTCGGCCACTACAGCACGGAGGACGCCCCGGAGGCCGTCGCCGACCTGATCGCACGCTTCCTGGCCGAAACCGACCCGGACGCCGCTGCTCCGGACGCCGCCGTTCCCGCCGCCGCTGCTCCCGACACCGGTGCTCCCGCTGCTCCCGACACGGCCTGA
- a CDS encoding non-ribosomal peptide synthetase has product MTSATRHVGSTRSTGTLPGLLSRIARLHPHRPALADGVRAFDYRTLDAVTDRIAARLGRAGVGRGDRVALIGPRDARMLALLHGVLRSGAAAVMADPQWSAPDLRRRLDSVRVRRALTTEAPVRGPGGCPTESVDVDALAAHGHRPQRTDRPHRTDRPHRTGTVGASGDLAYLSFTSGSSGEPKAVAVTHANGVHYARALADRLRFTEADAPRIAHVTTLAADLGHTAWLLALATGGSVQVVPDDESRDPDAFWATLSGAGVSVLKTTPSHLTALLEARAVTGRPAVPALHTVLLGGEALPRALAADLLDTGVAARVVNHYGPTETTVGATCFLATTTDQLPPDEAAVPIGTAIGEVVLTVVDGDGRPAADGAVGELLIGGKGVTAGYFGRPAETARGFARHDGRLMYRTGDLCRRRPDGNLVFLGRSDRQVKIRGFRVDLAEVERAVEGFPGVRRSSVLVRDTAVGGQLLAAITLADGAAPHGVADRLGAHLRDRLPGYSVPQPILVLPDFPVGPNGKLDRERLGALVTEAVEARAAGPRAPADARPGAVDGRLGAVDGRLGAVDGRLGAVTRSITDFWASALGLPLVGPHADVLSLGGDSILAMRTIALLRRSGLYVRPDEFYRHPTATGLASAATPARAAATAPAAGPGRGDDRALPLAPAQRWLFRQPVEDPRHWNQSVLLRCRATVDPPTLSAAVAAVLARHPALRRPVSPDGYGDARPVPDLDPVSFSRLPGPAGPVARTVTEVCTELQRSLDPAAGRLVRFHLFCGPPGTDDRLALIAHHLVVDGLSWRVLLDDLAHTYRAVLDNKPADLPPTADFYQWAATAPPAPAPEPATGHAADPATGAASTAVAAAVPRPRAEAAATARTDAGTDAGAAAGPDARTKATGRTPAPDPAAISWTLDESGTAALIGRHGAGPGLEAFLLSAFADAVSGWTGRPRLAVEVETHGRDGTADTGEHLDTVGWFTAVKRLQLEAPDGRADSAGTRVREVGRRLAESPVLPMDTAGVRPDTGFNFLGTFHLPDEPALDWTVADEQPGTARCAGGDPLYALRLTTRIVEKRLVADLVYAPPGPAHRAAERIVASFARTVAAAAGTTAAAPVRPPLSTSGHLLHRGGPAPAVGTTVGPAGGTTVGPAGGTAVGTAVGRLTVAEPARVLLTGATGYLGGHLLTELLRRGAHVTCLVRAEGDLDAARRLDRVRRTGARHDRIEAVAGDIDREGLGLSRAGLSLARTARTVLHAAADVRLVASPAELERTNHTAVRRLLAWIDEHTPTARFHHISTLAVAGGVDGAARRFSEADLRIGQRFRTPYEQAKFRAEEAVRAWAATGRPYFIHRSGHIAAHSLTGAFQPNVGDNRIYQLIHGYLLAGAAPRRPAAGFAFSHVDTVAAGIAAIAANPYAAPGTYHVETPYETPHDELVRWLAAHGHPVVLTGDEEFAAAIARAERSHPTEAGLAAAWSLQDERNVVVDRSYTTSVLDRLGVRFTAPTRQWWSTALSWAAEAGYLPPAGAPTARPDRTT; this is encoded by the coding sequence GTGACCTCCGCGACACGGCACGTCGGATCGACGCGGTCCACCGGGACCCTGCCCGGGCTGCTGTCGCGCATCGCCCGCCTCCACCCGCACCGGCCCGCCCTGGCGGACGGCGTCCGCGCGTTCGACTACCGGACGCTCGACGCCGTGACGGACCGGATCGCGGCCCGTCTGGGCCGGGCCGGAGTCGGCCGCGGCGACCGGGTGGCCCTGATCGGCCCCAGGGACGCCCGGATGCTCGCGCTGCTGCACGGCGTCCTGCGCTCGGGAGCCGCCGCGGTGATGGCCGACCCCCAGTGGTCCGCGCCCGACCTGCGCCGACGCCTCGACTCCGTCCGGGTCCGCCGGGCACTCACCACGGAGGCCCCGGTCCGCGGCCCGGGCGGCTGTCCCACCGAGTCGGTGGACGTCGACGCGCTGGCCGCCCACGGCCACCGGCCGCAGCGCACGGACCGTCCGCACCGCACGGACCGGCCGCACCGCACGGGCACCGTCGGCGCGAGCGGGGACCTGGCCTACCTCTCCTTCACCTCGGGTTCGAGCGGCGAGCCCAAGGCCGTGGCCGTCACCCACGCCAACGGCGTCCACTACGCCCGGGCACTGGCGGACCGGCTGCGGTTCACCGAGGCCGACGCCCCGCGGATCGCGCACGTCACCACGCTCGCCGCCGACCTCGGCCACACCGCCTGGCTGCTCGCGCTCGCGACCGGAGGATCGGTCCAGGTCGTGCCGGACGACGAGTCACGCGACCCGGACGCCTTCTGGGCGACCCTGAGCGGCGCCGGGGTGTCGGTGCTGAAGACGACGCCCTCCCACCTCACCGCGCTCCTGGAGGCCCGGGCGGTCACCGGCCGGCCGGCCGTACCCGCGCTGCACACCGTGCTCCTGGGCGGGGAGGCGCTGCCGCGCGCGCTCGCCGCCGACCTGCTCGACACGGGCGTCGCCGCCCGCGTGGTCAACCACTACGGCCCGACGGAGACCACCGTCGGCGCCACCTGCTTCCTCGCCACGACGACCGACCAACTGCCCCCGGACGAAGCCGCCGTCCCGATCGGCACGGCGATCGGCGAGGTGGTGCTCACGGTGGTCGACGGCGACGGGCGTCCGGCGGCCGACGGCGCCGTCGGGGAACTGCTGATCGGCGGCAAGGGGGTCACCGCCGGATACTTCGGCAGGCCCGCCGAGACCGCGCGCGGCTTCGCCCGGCACGACGGCCGGCTGATGTACCGGACGGGCGACCTGTGCCGGCGGCGACCGGACGGGAACCTCGTCTTCCTCGGCCGGTCGGACCGCCAGGTCAAGATCAGGGGATTCCGGGTCGACCTCGCGGAGGTCGAACGGGCCGTCGAGGGGTTCCCGGGGGTCCGCCGCTCGTCGGTCCTCGTCCGCGACACCGCCGTGGGCGGCCAGCTGCTCGCCGCGATCACCCTGGCCGACGGCGCCGCCCCGCACGGCGTGGCCGACCGGCTCGGCGCCCACCTGCGCGACCGGCTGCCCGGGTACTCCGTCCCGCAGCCGATCCTGGTGCTGCCGGACTTCCCCGTCGGCCCCAACGGGAAGCTCGACCGGGAGCGGCTCGGCGCCCTGGTGACCGAGGCCGTCGAGGCACGGGCCGCCGGCCCGCGAGCCCCGGCCGACGCGCGGCCCGGCGCCGTCGACGGCCGGCTCGGCGCGGTCGACGGCCGGCTCGGCGCGGTCGACGGGCGGCTCGGCGCGGTGACCCGGTCGATCACCGACTTCTGGGCGAGTGCGCTGGGCCTGCCCCTCGTCGGGCCGCACGCCGACGTGCTGAGCCTCGGCGGCGACTCGATCCTCGCCATGCGTACCATCGCGCTCCTGCGCAGGTCGGGCCTGTACGTCAGGCCCGACGAGTTCTACCGCCACCCCACCGCCACCGGGCTGGCCTCGGCCGCCACCCCCGCGCGCGCCGCCGCGACGGCCCCCGCCGCCGGCCCCGGCCGGGGCGACGACAGGGCGCTGCCGCTCGCGCCGGCCCAGCGGTGGCTGTTCCGGCAGCCCGTCGAGGACCCGCGCCACTGGAACCAGTCCGTCCTCCTGCGGTGCCGGGCGACGGTCGACCCGCCGACCCTGTCGGCCGCCGTCGCGGCCGTCCTGGCACGGCACCCGGCGCTGCGCCGGCCCGTCTCCCCGGACGGCTACGGCGACGCCCGGCCGGTGCCCGACCTCGACCCGGTGTCGTTCTCGCGGCTGCCCGGACCGGCCGGCCCCGTCGCACGGACCGTGACCGAGGTCTGCACCGAGCTCCAGCGCAGCCTGGACCCGGCCGCCGGGCGGCTGGTCCGCTTCCACCTGTTCTGCGGTCCGCCCGGCACCGACGACCGGTTGGCCCTGATCGCCCACCACCTGGTCGTCGACGGCCTCTCCTGGCGCGTCCTGCTGGACGACCTCGCCCACACCTACCGGGCGGTGCTCGACAACAAGCCGGCCGACCTCCCGCCGACCGCGGACTTCTACCAGTGGGCGGCGACGGCGCCACCGGCTCCCGCGCCCGAGCCCGCCACCGGGCACGCCGCGGATCCCGCCACCGGGGCCGCCTCGACGGCCGTGGCCGCAGCCGTGCCCCGGCCGCGGGCGGAGGCAGCGGCGACGGCCCGGACGGACGCAGGGACGGACGCAGGCGCGGCGGCGGGCCCGGACGCGCGCACCAAGGCCACCGGACGGACCCCCGCACCGGACCCGGCCGCCATCAGCTGGACGCTCGACGAGAGCGGCACCGCGGCGCTCATCGGCCGCCACGGCGCCGGTCCGGGCCTCGAAGCCTTCCTGCTGTCGGCGTTCGCCGACGCCGTGTCCGGCTGGACCGGCCGCCCCCGGCTCGCGGTCGAAGTCGAGACCCACGGCCGCGACGGCACCGCCGACACCGGTGAACACCTCGACACCGTCGGCTGGTTCACCGCCGTCAAACGACTCCAGCTCGAAGCCCCCGACGGACGGGCGGACTCCGCCGGCACCCGGGTACGGGAGGTCGGACGCCGCCTTGCGGAGTCTCCGGTGCTGCCGATGGACACGGCGGGAGTCCGCCCGGACACCGGCTTCAACTTCCTGGGCACCTTCCACCTGCCCGACGAACCCGCACTGGACTGGACCGTCGCGGACGAGCAGCCCGGTACCGCCCGCTGCGCCGGCGGCGATCCCCTGTACGCCCTGCGCCTCACCACCCGCATCGTCGAGAAGCGGCTGGTCGCCGACCTCGTCTACGCGCCGCCCGGACCGGCGCACCGGGCGGCGGAACGCATCGTCGCCTCCTTCGCCCGTACGGTGGCGGCGGCGGCCGGGACCACCGCGGCCGCACCGGTCCGGCCCCCGCTGTCCACCTCCGGCCACCTGCTCCACCGCGGCGGCCCCGCGCCCGCGGTCGGCACCACGGTCGGCCCCGCAGGCGGCACCACGGTCGGCCCCGCAGGCGGCACCGCGGTCGGCACCGCGGTCGGCCGCCTCACGGTGGCCGAACCCGCCCGGGTGCTGCTCACCGGCGCCACCGGCTACCTGGGCGGCCACCTGCTCACCGAACTCCTCCGGCGCGGCGCCCACGTCACCTGCCTGGTACGCGCGGAGGGCGACCTCGACGCGGCCCGTCGGCTCGACCGGGTCCGGCGGACCGGCGCCCGCCACGACCGGATCGAGGCCGTCGCCGGTGACATCGACCGCGAGGGGCTCGGCCTGTCCCGGGCCGGGCTCTCCCTGGCCCGAACCGCCCGGACCGTCCTGCACGCCGCGGCGGACGTCCGCCTGGTGGCCTCGCCCGCCGAGCTGGAACGGACCAACCACACCGCGGTCCGCCGACTGCTCGCCTGGATCGACGAGCACACCCCCACGGCCCGGTTCCACCACATCTCGACGCTCGCCGTCGCGGGGGGCGTCGACGGAGCCGCCCGCAGGTTCAGCGAGGCCGACCTGCGGATCGGCCAGCGCTTCCGCACCCCCTACGAACAGGCGAAGTTCCGCGCCGAGGAGGCCGTCCGCGCCTGGGCGGCGACGGGCCGCCCGTACTTCATCCACCGCAGCGGGCACATCGCGGCGCACAGCCTGACCGGGGCCTTCCAGCCGAACGTCGGGGACAACCGGATCTACCAGCTCATCCACGGCTACCTGCTGGCCGGCGCGGCGCCCCGGCGTCCGGCCGCCGGCTTCGCGTTCTCCCACGTCGACACCGTGGCCGCCGGGATCGCCGCGATCGCCGCCAACCCCTACGCCGCACCCGGCACCTACCACGTCGAGACCCCGTACGAGACGCCGCACGACGAGCTCGTCCGGTGGCTCGCCGCCCACGGCCACCCGGTCGTGCTCACCGGCGACGAGGAGTTCGCCGCCGCGATCGCCCGGGCCGAACGGAGCCACCCGACCGAGGCCGGACTGGCCGCGGCGTGGTCCCTCCAGGACGAGCGCAACGTCGTCGTCGACCGCTCCTACACGACGTCCGTGCTCGACCGGC
- a CDS encoding phytanoyl-CoA dioxygenase family protein, with amino-acid sequence MPRSPGGLETLDPTRQRQFSESGYLVLPGFLPEPLRARLVPEVDHWVDEGLRARSIAACAAPEAGGPPPVLELELAAHGELLTHPPLLRTLTQLMGPSFVFHHLHSDRHAPGIAGKPWHHDCEPNDRGDPALRMIHALHYLGGLDEKVGSLAILPGSHRRSADKTALAHLGTGEVPGETVIDRLPAGSTVLLDSALFHTRRPAPDGPGGPRYFIDASYCQTGARWRPVKPYWRHMLARARELGLSDSRWPELFAERHFTEYTGTV; translated from the coding sequence GTGCCGCGATCTCCCGGAGGGCTTGAGACCCTCGACCCCACGCGACAACGGCAGTTCTCGGAATCCGGCTACCTGGTCCTCCCCGGCTTCCTGCCGGAACCCCTCCGGGCGAGACTCGTGCCCGAGGTGGACCACTGGGTGGACGAGGGCCTGCGCGCCCGTTCCATCGCCGCGTGCGCCGCCCCGGAGGCCGGCGGTCCGCCCCCGGTCCTGGAGCTGGAGCTGGCGGCCCACGGCGAACTCCTCACCCACCCACCGCTCCTGCGGACCCTCACGCAGCTCATGGGGCCGTCGTTCGTCTTCCACCACCTGCACAGCGACCGCCACGCCCCCGGCATCGCGGGCAAACCGTGGCACCACGACTGCGAGCCCAACGACCGGGGCGACCCGGCCCTGCGGATGATCCACGCGCTGCACTACCTCGGCGGCCTCGACGAGAAGGTCGGGAGCCTCGCGATCCTGCCCGGCTCCCACCGCCGCTCCGCCGACAAGACCGCGCTCGCCCACCTCGGCACCGGCGAAGTGCCCGGTGAGACGGTCATCGACCGGCTGCCGGCCGGTTCGACCGTGCTCCTCGACTCCGCCCTCTTCCACACCCGCAGACCGGCCCCCGACGGCCCCGGCGGTCCCCGGTACTTCATCGACGCGTCCTACTGCCAGACGGGTGCACGGTGGCGTCCGGTGAAGCCCTACTGGAGACACATGCTGGCCAGGGCCCGCGAACTGGGCCTCTCCGACAGCCGGTGGCCGGAGCTGTTCGCGGAACGGCACTTCACCGAGTACACCGGAACCGTCTGA